The following are from one region of the Mycolicibacterium diernhoferi genome:
- a CDS encoding recombinase family protein has product MIGVLGSLAEYERELIGERTALKRAASRNNGTKFGRPRKVDDAEHIATAARMKADGHTAKDIAKYLGVSRATLYRYLDPTAR; this is encoded by the coding sequence ATGATTGGCGTTCTGGGCTCCCTCGCCGAGTACGAGCGGGAGCTGATCGGGGAGCGGACCGCCCTGAAGCGGGCGGCGTCGCGGAACAACGGAACGAAGTTCGGGCGGCCCCGCAAGGTCGACGATGCCGAGCACATCGCCACCGCTGCACGGATGAAGGCTGACGGTCACACGGCCAAGGACATCGCGAAGTACCTCGGCGTGAGCCGTGCGACGTTGTATCGGTATCTAGACCCGACGGCGCGCTAG